Proteins from one Desulfovibrio intestinalis genomic window:
- a CDS encoding SurA N-terminal domain-containing protein, whose product MLEYIRDKSQSLGVKLAFVLIILVFVFWGVGNFNDRSAGTLVAVVNGDAITMREFEYAYRNAEENLLRNDPSLTREQLKEQQLGRQVLRDLVTQVLLSQEAARTGVTITPLELRMAIGGIKSFQNENGQFDPNVYTRVLAAQRIAPAQFEQDTSRDMLRQKIYAMVTAPAWADPAEAQKRFEFLREKRDVDYIFIDSAEFAPSIKPTEAEVADFYESNKAQFAVPAKADISYVLVNPQDLVKASSISSADAQKWYEDNAARFEQKEEVKVAHILVPLAEDASADEVKKAGDQVAKIEAEIKSGKSFAAVADEHNGPNAAGPGGELGWVKRSMTVKPFEDAAFALDAGKVSAPVRTQFGLHIIKVEEKKAGGLPPFKQVEAQVLAAMTQEQGVDKLHDVVDSLVEDNILGRPLKQGAEKYGLKWGDTGLLSAAELEKTLGVTAAGAATLVGTPAGNPVDSALEAGKSYVVARVIKSEPATTAPLESVKDQIVKVLVAQKALVAAMDAAAQLRKELDAAPLGAAGLKGREIKNIKGVERNGGLASFAPDTEMAAALFEAKAGQWLPVAYAVEGDNGAGAVLVRVKGVQAPDAGEWDMVKDIMGNAVTRDRADGLFEMFMQRLASGAKIEVYNEDFVDRKNM is encoded by the coding sequence ATGCTTGAGTATATCCGCGATAAATCACAGTCCCTGGGCGTCAAACTGGCCTTTGTGCTCATCATCCTCGTCTTTGTTTTCTGGGGCGTGGGCAATTTTAACGACCGCAGCGCGGGCACCCTTGTGGCCGTGGTTAATGGCGACGCCATTACCATGCGTGAATTTGAATATGCCTACCGCAATGCAGAAGAAAATCTGCTGCGCAACGACCCCTCGCTCACCCGCGAGCAGCTGAAGGAACAGCAGCTGGGCCGTCAGGTGCTGCGTGATCTTGTCACACAGGTGTTGCTGTCGCAGGAAGCGGCTCGCACGGGCGTAACAATTACGCCTCTGGAACTGCGCATGGCCATCGGCGGCATCAAGAGCTTCCAGAACGAAAACGGGCAGTTTGATCCCAACGTATACACCCGCGTGCTGGCAGCACAGCGTATTGCCCCTGCACAGTTTGAGCAGGACACCTCGCGCGACATGCTGCGGCAGAAGATTTACGCTATGGTGACGGCTCCTGCCTGGGCTGATCCCGCCGAAGCGCAGAAGCGTTTTGAATTTTTGCGCGAAAAGCGTGATGTGGACTACATTTTTATAGATTCCGCAGAGTTCGCCCCTTCCATCAAGCCTACTGAAGCGGAAGTGGCCGACTTCTACGAAAGCAATAAGGCGCAATTTGCCGTGCCCGCCAAGGCAGATATCTCGTATGTTCTGGTCAATCCTCAGGATTTGGTAAAAGCCAGCAGCATCAGCTCCGCCGACGCGCAGAAATGGTATGAAGACAACGCTGCCCGTTTCGAGCAGAAAGAAGAAGTTAAGGTCGCCCATATTCTTGTGCCGCTGGCTGAAGACGCGTCTGCAGACGAAGTGAAAAAGGCCGGGGATCAGGTTGCCAAGATTGAAGCTGAGATCAAATCCGGCAAAAGTTTTGCCGCAGTGGCCGATGAGCACAATGGCCCCAACGCCGCCGGCCCTGGTGGCGAACTTGGCTGGGTCAAACGCAGCATGACGGTCAAACCCTTTGAAGACGCCGCTTTTGCTCTGGACGCGGGCAAGGTTTCCGCTCCGGTGCGTACCCAGTTTGGCTTGCACATCATCAAGGTTGAAGAAAAGAAGGCTGGCGGTCTGCCGCCCTTCAAGCAGGTCGAAGCCCAGGTGCTGGCGGCCATGACTCAGGAACAGGGCGTGGACAAGCTTCACGACGTGGTCGACAGCCTTGTTGAAGACAACATTCTTGGCCGCCCCCTGAAGCAGGGCGCGGAAAAGTATGGCCTCAAATGGGGCGATACCGGTCTGCTTTCAGCGGCAGAACTTGAGAAAACGCTGGGCGTCACCGCCGCTGGCGCGGCGACCCTTGTGGGCACCCCCGCGGGCAATCCTGTGGACTCGGCCCTTGAGGCCGGAAAATCCTATGTGGTGGCCCGTGTGATCAAATCCGAACCCGCGACAACAGCTCCCCTTGAATCCGTAAAGGACCAGATCGTCAAGGTGCTTGTTGCGCAGAAAGCGCTTGTGGCAGCTATGGATGCGGCCGCGCAGCTGCGCAAGGAGCTGGATGCCGCTCCGCTTGGCGCAGCGGGCCTCAAGGGCCGCGAAATCAAAAACATCAAGGGCGTGGAGCGCAACGGCGGCCTGGCAAGCTTTGCTCCCGATACGGAAATGGCCGCAGCCCTGTTTGAAGCCAAGGCCGGGCAATGGCTGCCCGTGGCCTACGCTGTTGAGGGTGATAACGGCGCTGGCGCTGTTCTGGTGCGTGTTAAAGGCGTGCAGGCTCCCGACGCTGGCGAATGGGATATGGTCAAGGACATCATGGGCAACGCCGTTACCCGTGACCGTGCTGACGGCCTGTTTGAAATGTTTATGCAGCGCCTTGCTTCCGGCGCCAAGATCGAAGTGTACAACGAAGATTTTGTTGACCGGAAGAACATGTAA
- a CDS encoding sensor domain-containing diguanylate cyclase, which produces MEKLAKRKIRVFYYVTGFLALLALSVALSVPYFISVRKQFDMMVGESRTRIFKEKKDTLAERVERVVAEIEAIRLTVYKEYQTLAEAQCAMLSALKMSTQDIINGFDPKVTKRTTRFVLHNTGIGLAVYDRESQKILWTDEDALVPKLLVEFKRSQQGPSEEFPVWAASNLGDNRMVAIFAVREAIDNIAKSRSIAIVRSLRFSLNQYIWINGVRNYNGGADYAVRVVHPSLVGDEEVLLSTETADPAGNLPYKEELEGVLKHGSVYFTYQFNKIHSDEVTEKLAYAQLYKPFDWIICTGIHTDDMVSLVAKREADFDRAFKNQISSYAKIISIISLLYIGMMVLFERRLTSMVNIFIGKLKEDEAELRKEKNKLDDAYRELQRVAYSDFLTGLLNRRAMYERLEEEFSRAQRDGLQFCLVLADIDHFKSVNDTYGHNTGDVVLKAIAEIFRQNIHPEDSASRWGGEEFLILALSSSLKEGLVLAETLRQTVESTTIHDGDIAINTTITLGVVEYAPGKSFDALIKEADFYLYAGKKRQRNCVMSSESSGEAPLKI; this is translated from the coding sequence ATGGAAAAACTGGCCAAAAGAAAAATTCGCGTATTCTATTACGTAACAGGGTTTCTGGCGCTGTTGGCCCTTTCTGTGGCGCTGTCGGTGCCCTATTTCATTTCGGTTCGCAAGCAGTTTGATATGATGGTCGGCGAATCCAGGACGCGCATATTCAAGGAAAAAAAAGACACCCTGGCAGAAAGGGTTGAAAGGGTTGTTGCCGAAATAGAAGCCATACGCCTGACTGTGTACAAGGAATACCAGACTTTGGCCGAAGCCCAGTGCGCCATGCTGTCTGCCCTTAAAATGAGCACACAGGACATTATAAATGGCTTTGACCCCAAAGTGACCAAGCGTACCACCCGGTTCGTTTTGCACAACACAGGCATTGGTCTGGCCGTTTATGACCGTGAAAGCCAGAAAATTCTATGGACAGACGAGGATGCCCTTGTGCCCAAGCTGCTTGTTGAGTTCAAGCGCTCGCAGCAGGGGCCGTCGGAAGAATTTCCTGTGTGGGCCGCCAGTAATCTCGGCGATAACCGTATGGTTGCCATTTTTGCTGTCAGGGAGGCCATAGACAATATCGCCAAAAGCCGCAGCATCGCCATTGTGCGCAGCCTGCGGTTTTCACTTAATCAGTACATTTGGATTAACGGTGTTCGCAATTACAACGGCGGGGCAGACTATGCCGTGCGCGTCGTGCACCCGTCGCTGGTAGGTGATGAAGAGGTGCTGCTGTCCACTGAAACCGCCGACCCTGCGGGTAATCTGCCCTACAAGGAAGAGCTGGAGGGCGTGCTCAAGCACGGGAGCGTCTATTTTACCTACCAGTTCAATAAAATCCATTCGGACGAAGTGACTGAAAAACTCGCCTACGCCCAGCTGTACAAGCCCTTTGACTGGATTATATGCACCGGCATTCACACTGACGATATGGTGTCTCTGGTGGCAAAGCGTGAGGCTGATTTCGATAGGGCTTTCAAAAATCAAATATCTTCCTACGCCAAAATAATTTCCATCATCAGCCTGCTATATATAGGCATGATGGTTCTTTTCGAGCGCAGGCTCACCAGCATGGTCAATATTTTCATCGGCAAGCTCAAGGAAGACGAGGCCGAGCTGAGGAAGGAAAAAAACAAGCTGGATGATGCCTATCGTGAATTACAGCGGGTGGCATACAGTGACTTTCTTACCGGCCTGCTCAACCGCCGGGCCATGTACGAAAGGCTGGAAGAGGAGTTTTCGCGTGCTCAGCGGGACGGGCTTCAGTTTTGCCTTGTACTGGCAGACATTGACCACTTCAAGTCCGTCAATGACACCTACGGCCATAATACGGGCGACGTGGTGCTGAAGGCCATTGCCGAGATTTTTCGCCAGAATATTCACCCCGAAGACAGCGCCTCGCGCTGGGGCGGCGAAGAGTTTCTTATTCTTGCCCTTTCAAGCTCACTGAAAGAAGGCCTGGTTCTGGCAGAAACCCTGCGTCAAACAGTGGAAAGCACTACGATTCACGATGGCGACATCGCCATCAACACCACCATCACTTTGGGAGTGGTGGAGTATGCTCCGGGTAAATCTTTCGACGCTCTCATCAAGGAAGCGGACTTTTATCTTTATGCGGGTAAAAAGCGGCAAAGAAATTGCGTCATGTCCAGTGAAAGCTCAGGCGAAGCTCCACTAAAAATATGA
- the glmS gene encoding glutamine--fructose-6-phosphate transaminase (isomerizing): protein MCGIIGYAGHRPAVPVVVEGLRRLEYRGYDSAGVAFVRQDDIHVVRAMGKLAALEEKLAHESVTTPTCAMGHTRWATHGVPAERNAHPHCSNDGSLAIVHNGIIENYQTIKAELTGKGYTFTSETDTEVLVNLIAERRKTSPDLLHAFATALREAHGAYAVCLMDKNEPGVIYAARMSAPLIFGQGTGENFVASDIPAFLPYTRKVVFLQDGDLVRATASSYEILRLEDLSPVSHETQTIQWDMQAAQKGGYRHFMLKEIFEQPRVISDGLTGRMNDDKSMVRLAELDDLPVPKRLHIVACGTSYHSGLWGRLLLEHWARVPVQVEIASEFRYRDTLLLDKDDMVLVISQSGETADTLAALRIAKQNGVTVLGLCNVVGSSIAREASAVLYTQAGPEISVASTKAMCSQMLMLTLMALYWGTRKGCLSVEESRNNLQILENLPALLDGSLPAMHERAKEISRKYAQVNNFFYLGRGHCYPLALEGALKLKELSYIHAEGYAAGEMKHGPIALIDPSFPTFALALDDALLPKVKSNMVEVQARQGQVIALTNKGVELDAEDRWDIPALPGPLSAFLALPALQLFSYETADYLGKDVDQPRNLAKSVTVE from the coding sequence ATGTGCGGCATTATCGGTTACGCAGGACACAGACCAGCTGTTCCCGTTGTTGTGGAAGGGCTGCGCAGGCTTGAATATCGCGGCTATGACTCCGCTGGCGTGGCCTTTGTGCGCCAGGACGACATCCATGTGGTGCGTGCCATGGGCAAACTGGCGGCGCTGGAAGAAAAGCTCGCCCACGAGTCTGTTACCACGCCTACCTGCGCCATGGGGCATACCCGCTGGGCCACGCACGGCGTGCCCGCCGAGCGCAACGCGCACCCCCATTGCAGCAACGACGGCTCCCTGGCCATCGTCCACAACGGCATCATCGAAAATTATCAGACGATCAAGGCGGAATTGACAGGCAAGGGCTACACCTTCACTTCAGAAACAGACACAGAAGTGCTGGTCAACCTTATTGCCGAGCGCCGCAAAACTTCGCCCGACCTGTTGCACGCCTTTGCCACCGCCCTGCGGGAAGCCCACGGCGCTTACGCCGTGTGTCTTATGGACAAGAACGAACCCGGCGTTATATACGCCGCGCGTATGTCCGCCCCGCTGATCTTCGGACAGGGAACAGGTGAAAATTTTGTTGCTTCGGACATTCCTGCCTTTCTGCCCTACACGCGGAAAGTGGTTTTTCTTCAGGACGGCGATCTGGTGCGCGCCACGGCGAGCAGCTACGAAATCTTGCGTCTTGAAGATCTGAGCCCTGTTAGCCACGAAACCCAGACCATCCAGTGGGACATGCAGGCTGCCCAGAAGGGCGGCTACCGACACTTTATGCTCAAGGAGATCTTTGAGCAGCCGCGCGTCATTTCTGACGGCCTCACGGGCCGTATGAACGATGATAAGAGCATGGTGCGCCTTGCAGAGCTGGATGACCTGCCCGTGCCCAAACGCCTGCACATCGTGGCCTGCGGCACGTCCTACCATTCGGGCCTGTGGGGACGCCTCTTGCTGGAGCATTGGGCGCGCGTGCCCGTGCAGGTGGAAATAGCCTCGGAGTTTCGCTATCGCGATACCCTGCTGCTGGACAAGGACGATATGGTGCTTGTCATCAGCCAGAGCGGCGAAACTGCCGACACACTGGCGGCCCTGCGTATTGCAAAGCAGAACGGCGTGACCGTGCTTGGCCTGTGCAACGTGGTGGGTTCGTCCATTGCGCGCGAAGCTTCGGCCGTGCTCTACACGCAGGCCGGGCCGGAAATCAGCGTGGCCTCCACAAAGGCCATGTGCAGCCAGATGCTCATGCTGACCCTTATGGCTCTGTATTGGGGCACGCGTAAGGGCTGCCTGTCTGTGGAAGAAAGCCGCAACAATCTGCAAATACTGGAAAATCTGCCTGCTCTGCTGGACGGCAGTTTGCCCGCAATGCATGAGCGTGCCAAGGAAATCTCACGCAAATATGCCCAGGTAAACAATTTCTTCTATCTGGGCCGCGGGCATTGCTATCCTCTGGCTCTGGAAGGCGCGCTCAAGCTCAAAGAGCTTTCCTACATTCATGCCGAGGGCTATGCGGCAGGCGAAATGAAGCACGGCCCCATCGCGCTTATTGACCCGAGCTTCCCCACCTTTGCCCTGGCGCTGGACGATGCCCTGTTGCCCAAGGTGAAATCCAATATGGTCGAGGTTCAGGCCCGGCAGGGACAGGTTATAGCCCTGACCAACAAGGGTGTGGAGCTGGATGCCGAGGACCGCTGGGATATTCCGGCGCTGCCTGGCCCGCTTTCGGCTTTTCTGGCGCTTCCGGCGCTGCAGCTGTTCAGCTACGAAACTGCGGACTATCTTGGCAAGGACGTGGACCAGCCGCGCAACCTGGCCAAGAGCGTGACCGTCGAGTAA
- the dctA gene encoding C4-dicarboxylate transporter DctA, with protein MSKKVFSSLYFKVLLGIVLGIAFGFIQPDIAVKLKPLGDVFINLIKMIITPVIFCTVAVGIARMESLKAVGRVGGKTLLYFEIVTTLALLIGLVVVHFVQPGAGIHADPATMDASALGKFAHAKQQTTQEFLMGIIPHSVVGAFAEGNLLQVLLFSVLFGMSLSHMGEKPKMAILGTLDRFSNAFLGVVNLIMKLAPIGAFGAITFTIGKYGVGALASLGKLVACLYITSALFVIIILGLVCKFSGINIWQLIKYMKEEIFITLGTASTEAVLPRSMEKMEALGIKKSVVGLVFPTGYSFNLDGAAIYLTMAASFIAQAMDIHLDLQHQITLMLVLLLTSKGGAGVAGAALIALAATLSATNIIPVVGMTLVIGIDRILNEMRAVVNLIGNCVATVAIGRWEKSIDLDRANLVLSGKVDVEDLLDKDVDLDVIDNASPVAAPQPGK; from the coding sequence ATGTCAAAAAAAGTATTTTCTTCTCTTTATTTCAAGGTGCTTTTGGGTATTGTCCTCGGCATTGCGTTTGGTTTCATTCAGCCTGATATTGCCGTAAAACTCAAACCGCTTGGCGACGTCTTCATCAATTTGATCAAGATGATCATTACGCCCGTTATCTTCTGTACGGTTGCCGTAGGCATTGCCCGTATGGAAAGCCTTAAGGCTGTTGGTCGCGTTGGCGGTAAAACACTGCTTTATTTTGAAATTGTCACGACTCTTGCACTGCTTATCGGCCTTGTTGTTGTGCATTTCGTCCAGCCCGGCGCCGGCATTCATGCCGACCCCGCCACTATGGACGCCTCTGCTCTGGGCAAGTTCGCGCATGCCAAACAGCAGACCACCCAGGAATTCCTCATGGGCATCATCCCCCACAGCGTGGTGGGTGCCTTTGCTGAAGGTAATCTCCTGCAGGTGCTCTTGTTCTCCGTGCTCTTCGGCATGAGCCTTTCCCACATGGGCGAAAAGCCCAAGATGGCCATTCTCGGCACGCTTGACCGTTTCAGCAACGCCTTCCTTGGTGTGGTTAACCTGATCATGAAGCTTGCGCCTATCGGTGCATTCGGCGCTATCACGTTTACCATCGGCAAGTACGGCGTGGGCGCTCTGGCCTCACTGGGCAAGCTTGTGGCCTGCCTTTACATTACAAGCGCCCTCTTCGTTATCATCATTCTGGGCCTTGTCTGCAAATTCTCCGGCATCAACATCTGGCAGCTTATCAAGTACATGAAGGAAGAAATCTTCATTACCCTTGGTACCGCCAGCACTGAAGCCGTTCTGCCCCGCAGCATGGAAAAGATGGAAGCCCTCGGCATCAAGAAGTCCGTTGTGGGCCTCGTGTTCCCCACTGGCTACTCCTTCAACCTTGACGGCGCTGCCATCTATCTTACCATGGCCGCTTCCTTCATCGCCCAGGCTATGGACATCCATCTGGATCTCCAGCACCAGATCACGCTGATGCTCGTCCTGCTGTTGACCTCCAAAGGCGGCGCAGGCGTTGCCGGCGCGGCTCTTATCGCTCTGGCAGCTACCTTGTCGGCCACCAATATCATTCCTGTGGTCGGTATGACCCTGGTTATCGGTATTGACCGCATTCTTAACGAAATGCGAGCCGTGGTTAACCTCATCGGTAACTGTGTGGCCACCGTGGCCATCGGCCGCTGGGAAAAGTCCATTGATCTTGACCGCGCCAACCTCGTGCTCAGTGGCAAGGTTGATGTGGAAGATCTGCTGGACAAGGACGTGGATCTCGACGTCATCGACAATGCTTCCCCGGTTGCCGCGCCGCAACCTGGCAAGTAG
- a CDS encoding UxaA family hydrolase, with the protein MNKTIMGYRRENGRVGIRNHVIILPLDDLSNAACEAVANNIKGTMALPHAYGRLQFGEDLDLHFRTLIGTGSNPNVAAVVVIGIEPVWTQRVVDGIAKTGKPVVGFGIEQHGDLETIRAASLKAKEFVHYATELQRTECSLDELWVSTKCGESDTTSGIAANPTVGNAFDKLWEAGATTLFGETTEITGGEHLVMARCANDDVRSKFKAFFDRYAKLVDDNKTNDLCDSQPTKGNIEGGLTTIEEKALGNIQKIGRKAPVIGCLDKAETPTGPGLWFMDSSSAAAEMVTLCAASGFVAHFFPTGQGNIIGNPILPVIKLSANPRTVRTMNEHVDVDVSGLLRREINMDQAGDMLLEMLVRTCNGRNTAAEALGHREFIMTRLYESA; encoded by the coding sequence ATGAATAAGACAATTATGGGCTACCGCCGCGAAAATGGCCGCGTGGGCATTCGTAACCATGTGATCATTCTGCCTTTGGACGACCTTTCCAACGCCGCTTGCGAAGCCGTTGCCAACAACATCAAGGGCACCATGGCCCTGCCCCACGCCTACGGCCGCCTGCAGTTCGGTGAAGACCTTGACCTGCATTTCCGCACCCTGATCGGCACGGGCAGCAACCCCAACGTGGCCGCCGTTGTCGTTATCGGCATCGAGCCCGTGTGGACCCAGCGCGTGGTTGACGGCATTGCCAAAACCGGCAAGCCTGTTGTGGGCTTCGGCATTGAACAGCACGGCGACCTGGAAACCATCCGCGCCGCTTCCCTCAAAGCCAAAGAATTTGTCCACTACGCCACCGAACTGCAGCGCACCGAATGCAGCCTTGACGAACTGTGGGTTTCCACCAAGTGCGGCGAATCCGACACCACTTCCGGTATTGCCGCCAACCCCACCGTTGGCAACGCTTTCGACAAACTGTGGGAAGCCGGCGCCACCACCCTGTTCGGTGAAACCACCGAAATCACGGGCGGCGAACACCTGGTCATGGCCCGCTGTGCCAATGACGACGTGCGCTCCAAGTTCAAGGCTTTCTTTGACCGCTACGCCAAGCTTGTTGACGACAACAAGACCAACGACCTTTGCGACTCCCAGCCCACCAAGGGCAATATCGAAGGCGGCCTGACCACCATCGAAGAAAAAGCTCTTGGCAACATCCAGAAGATCGGCCGCAAGGCTCCGGTCATCGGCTGCCTCGACAAGGCCGAAACCCCCACCGGCCCCGGCCTGTGGTTCATGGACTCCTCTTCCGCCGCAGCCGAAATGGTTACCCTGTGCGCTGCTTCCGGATTTGTGGCCCACTTCTTCCCCACTGGCCAGGGCAACATCATCGGCAACCCCATCCTGCCCGTGATCAAGCTGTCGGCCAACCCCCGCACCGTGCGCACCATGAACGAACACGTCGACGTGGACGTTTCCGGCCTGCTGCGCCGCGAAATCAACATGGATCAGGCTGGCGACATGCTGCTTGAAATGCTCGTTCGCACCTGCAACGGCCGTAACACCGCCGCTGAAGCTCTGGGTCATCGCGAATTTATCATGACCCGTCTGTACGAAAGCGCATAA
- a CDS encoding RraA family protein: MRFVINRHLDRLPAAIINQYANLAVADICDALGRNAAFPSALKPLGVSRILGSAYTVNLPASENLLLYYAVDNANPGDVLVVSCGAYDERAVCGEIMANLAMKRGLAGFVIDGAVRDARALKELPFPVYARSVSPNGPYKDTCGEINVPISIGNVVINPGDIIVADDDGIVAVRAEEAEELAAQAEKITADGLEKLRRIEERGTLDFTWLYEKLKKSCCTINNGC, from the coding sequence ATGCGTTTTGTCATCAACCGCCATCTCGACCGCCTGCCTGCTGCTATAATAAATCAGTATGCCAACCTCGCGGTTGCCGACATCTGTGATGCCCTGGGCCGTAACGCCGCCTTTCCGTCAGCCCTCAAGCCCCTGGGCGTCAGCCGCATACTTGGTTCGGCCTACACGGTGAACCTGCCTGCCAGCGAAAATCTGTTGCTGTATTATGCAGTCGACAATGCCAATCCCGGCGACGTGCTTGTGGTGTCGTGCGGCGCGTATGATGAACGTGCTGTCTGCGGAGAAATCATGGCCAATCTGGCCATGAAGCGTGGTCTGGCCGGATTTGTTATCGACGGAGCCGTGCGGGATGCGCGTGCGCTGAAAGAGCTGCCCTTTCCCGTATACGCCCGCTCCGTCTCACCAAACGGTCCTTACAAGGACACTTGCGGCGAAATAAACGTGCCCATCAGTATTGGTAACGTGGTCATAAACCCCGGCGACATAATTGTGGCTGATGACGACGGCATCGTGGCCGTGCGCGCCGAAGAAGCTGAAGAACTGGCTGCGCAGGCTGAAAAAATCACTGCCGATGGACTGGAAAAACTGCGCCGGATTGAAGAGCGGGGCACCCTGGACTTCACCTGGCTGTACGAAAAACTCAAAAAATCCTGCTGCACCATCAACAACGGCTGCTAG
- a CDS encoding sigma-54-dependent Fis family transcriptional regulator has protein sequence MSNPSQTVGQVVHHLARLVVGKMDRNAFFRMLSKQLRVLFHYDRFCINLYDAEREFLNLFTAADGTVVESLSNTRIAQNTVAGLAIASRKPVVINDLANHDFGDSPMPLSTVGLNSTIALPLIISGEVIGTLHVSFVKPPENIVQILNVLLELSPVLSSFLFAVLSEERLEKARAAHATLPQAPDVDTTGSILLSSNLLETPDMHRLMALARKVAKLHISVMIVGETGTGKSMMARWLHRHSPRRGSNFVKVNCPSLPPTLFESEMFGYAKGAFTGATSKRMGRVELAQGGTLFLDEIGELAPEMQSKLLQVLEENSFERVGEASPIGVDIRVMSATNIDLGAAMDEGRLRRDLYYRLGSVVLRMPPLRERKNDIPLFVDHFVQQFAKEYEITPPKLSRSVMEALYEHRWPGNTRELRNVVSRLLLQTLDGPITDNFVAEALHLWKIPAEGIVPGPTVPTVTSPPGPPSGGWQVPIVPQSAAENAGGLSVLPTLEENEKAHIEKALRLSGGKLSGPGGAADLLDVPRSTLQHRMRKLGIQ, from the coding sequence TTGAGTAATCCTTCCCAGACAGTAGGCCAGGTTGTGCATCACCTGGCCCGGCTGGTTGTGGGAAAAATGGACCGTAATGCTTTTTTTCGCATGCTATCTAAACAGCTGCGCGTTTTGTTTCACTATGACCGTTTCTGCATCAATCTTTATGATGCCGAGAGAGAATTTCTCAATCTTTTTACGGCAGCCGACGGCACAGTGGTGGAATCGCTCTCCAACACGCGTATTGCCCAGAACACGGTGGCCGGGCTTGCCATCGCCTCGCGCAAGCCCGTGGTTATCAATGACCTGGCAAACCACGACTTTGGCGACTCTCCCATGCCCCTTTCTACAGTAGGGCTCAACTCCACCATTGCCCTGCCCCTGATTATCAGTGGCGAAGTTATCGGCACGCTGCACGTATCCTTTGTGAAGCCGCCGGAAAACATCGTGCAGATCCTCAATGTTCTTTTGGAATTGAGTCCGGTGCTGTCCAGCTTTCTTTTTGCCGTGCTGTCTGAAGAACGCCTTGAAAAAGCCCGCGCCGCGCACGCTACCCTGCCGCAAGCGCCCGACGTTGACACCACGGGCAGTATCCTGCTGTCGTCCAACCTGCTTGAAACCCCTGACATGCACAGGCTTATGGCCCTGGCCCGCAAGGTGGCCAAGCTGCATATATCGGTAATGATTGTTGGCGAAACGGGCACAGGCAAAAGCATGATGGCCCGCTGGCTGCATCGTCACAGCCCGCGCCGGGGAAGCAACTTTGTGAAGGTCAACTGTCCTTCCCTGCCCCCTACCCTGTTTGAAAGCGAAATGTTTGGCTATGCCAAGGGGGCTTTTACTGGAGCCACCAGCAAACGCATGGGCCGTGTGGAGCTGGCGCAGGGCGGGACGCTTTTTCTGGACGAAATAGGCGAACTTGCGCCCGAGATGCAGAGCAAGCTTTTGCAGGTGCTTGAAGAAAACTCTTTTGAGCGTGTGGGCGAAGCTTCGCCCATTGGCGTTGATATCCGCGTCATGTCTGCCACCAATATAGATCTTGGGGCAGCTATGGACGAAGGACGCCTGCGCCGAGACCTGTATTATCGCCTCGGATCAGTTGTGCTGCGCATGCCGCCTCTTCGTGAAAGAAAGAACGATATTCCCTTGTTCGTTGATCATTTTGTGCAGCAATTCGCCAAAGAATACGAAATAACGCCGCCAAAACTTTCTCGTTCTGTTATGGAAGCGCTGTATGAGCACCGCTGGCCCGGCAACACGCGCGAACTGCGCAACGTGGTAAGCCGCCTGCTGCTGCAAACTCTGGACGGCCCTATTACTGACAATTTCGTAGCAGAAGCCCTGCATCTCTGGAAAATTCCGGCAGAGGGCATTGTGCCAGGCCCAACAGTTCCGACGGTCACGTCGCCCCCTGGCCCGCCTTCCGGCGGTTGGCAGGTGCCTATTGTGCCTCAGTCAGCAGCAGAAAATGCTGGTGGCTTGTCGGTTTTACCCACGCTTGAAGAAAATGAAAAAGCGCACATTGAAAAGGCGTTGCGCCTCAGCGGAGGCAAGCTTTCCGGCCCTGGCGGCGCCGCAGATCTACTTGATGTGCCGCGCTCGACCTTGCAGCACCGCATGCGCAAGTTGGGCATACAATAA
- a CDS encoding UxaA family hydrolase has translation MTTHFVVHEPGDSVGVVVVEGVKKGDQLNGWVMDGDTTLVFETLSDIPIGHKIALQDLAEGDTVIKYGTDIGKVVKPIKRGEHLHVHNVKTKRW, from the coding sequence ATGACAACCCACTTTGTGGTGCATGAACCCGGCGACAGCGTCGGCGTGGTCGTGGTTGAAGGCGTCAAGAAGGGCGACCAACTCAACGGCTGGGTAATGGACGGCGACACCACCTTGGTGTTTGAAACTCTGAGCGACATTCCGATCGGTCACAAGATTGCCCTTCAGGATCTTGCTGAAGGCGACACCGTTATCAAATACGGCACCGACATCGGCAAGGTGGTCAAGCCCATCAAGCGTGGCGAGCACCTGCATGTGCACAACGTCAAAACCAAGAGGTGGTAA